The genomic interval tagactcaacaaagtttcttaattaataaataaaccctagattctcttttcttcacaattaagtcctagcttagtgaaaattcataaactagacacagtctaattttaaaattataattgattaattaaaatcaattaattgagtcttacaagtagtattttctcaactagtatggggaccatgggcctatatatctgagcttccaataagtagatctagaatttaccaagtaaatttactaacttattaattcctctttacatccaccatagaacttgaaattgcactctcagttatatagaatgctctatatgttccacgatatagatacgctattagttatccattgttataatcccaataatcaatgaccctctatagatgatctacattgtatagggattaatttaccattacacccgtcaatgtattttatccttaaaacacttagccacctataaatgatatttcagtgaactagcataatcactgaaatgagtactcaaccatttatctctgtttagccaagcttgaaggaaatcatcatttcacttctatgtccagaaaGAAGCTAtgactagcgctcccactcaattgcactaccatgttcccaaaatgtacgtatcaccctgaccaataagtaggcttaactaacaaatcaaagaacatgaataatactcttgagatcgaacctaattatgtcaggattaagattatttgatctaggatcaactaggtaatattgaattgaatagatattacagtttatttatcatatctaattcaagttcaatatcggtcccttccgatgcatactccatacatccaacccaagctttactttaaccaatgccctggaaaggacatagcacttatccaaggtgcaagtaaactatgttgtagattatcatatcagttaaatcctgtgtactgataaatctagaaatatatatttaatcacacaatcttgattactttccactgtgctgatgacacaataaacaagaatattaatgtgataagggtttggatgaatttataaatcaaataaacatataaatgataacatgaaccaaacgacacactaaataagtgatgaaaatacttctgtctctttattgataattaaatgatagagattacatttaaatagagttttatttagggcacaaagcccaacaaaagAAACATTAAGTCACTTACAATTACATAAGAAACGTGGGTGTGGCCATACGTTGACCTCCATTTACGGTGTTAAAATCATCAAGAAAGTAGAAACTCTAATCGACGACTCCAACAACAATCGAGAACAGCAGTTGAAACTCGAATCGACGACTCAAATTTTAATCGAGATCGATTTTCTATGCGAAGGACTCAATTTCTTAAGGAATTTGTTTCATTCGCCATCAAACTTACAATTTTTTGGAGAATTAACTTACCATGGTaagcttttatttattttttatttaattaattatttaaatttaaattatttattaaatcatatttaattatttgaataaataatttaacCAAATTTAATTACAGATATTTATATCTTATAACCGATTTAAGAAATCTCTCAACTATTTGAAAGAACATCTCGATtactttttaaattcaaatatttatctattgaattaattaattatggggACGCCCTAGAATAATGGCACATGCACTGTGTCTGAACACAGTACACTgtcaacttttattttttttcctattcaattaatttaagaaataaattatCTATTATaagatataaataattattattttgacaatttaaaatagattttttctaaatatccataaataattattgtttCGTTTATTTTAGGAAAAGAAAAGACATACATTTTagactattttatttatcttaagGATATTAGATAGATTTTAGACtgctttatttatattattgatgttcattctcttttttttttttttggatggttGTGTTCTATGGTACAAAACTTAAGAATCTGAATTGTTTTTAAACCTTTCAAATGAGATTATTAtggtttattaataatatatatttattaaataattttacaaaatacaccataaataaattattgttattgatacataaaaatttatgaaattaatgATGTACATCAAAATCAATTCTCTAATTTTTCTTATTAGGccatcattattttaaaaatattatatataaatatgtgatATTAATTTATAGTATTATTGTAGTAATAATATTTTGCAATTTGTAgaatacaaattaaaaaaaaaaaaccctaattttaTGATAACATATAATGCTAAGTTTAGATTTTAAGctcaagaaaataattaattttctaaagATCTTATAACTCTTGTTTTTTTAAAGGCTTTTTAATCAACTCTTGTTGAGGAACCCTAaactattaataaaaaaacaacaatgtaaataaatcaTCAACTTGTTCTTCATAtataaacttatatatatatataaaacttgtatatatataaaataaaattatctttATGTAGTTGttagaaaaaacaaacaaaacattAGACATCAataatgtttattattatttaaagatATATTGTGTCTGTATAATTTAGTGACATTATACTTTAaagaaatattaataaatattcataGTGCTTAACTCAATATTGAATTctattattttactttaatagatattataaaaaattactaactaaTTGTAAGATAATACTTTATTGTAGCGGTAAGCACTTAAATATGTCATAACAATGCTCTATATATACTTTagcatttctaaaaaaaaaaaaaaaggctaattAACAATTTTTCTTACGAACTTTGacttaaaaattctccctgaactattaagattgttaaatttaaggacttttatttaattttagtaaaaaaattctaacatggatgaaagttcagggggcatgatttaatacatataaaaatttgagaggttggtagatatcaaagtctgagagcatgatttagtacctgAAAcagtaaatgaaattagacaaaagtccttaaatttaaccatCTCCAcagttcaggggaaatttttaacggccaaaaaagttcagaaaatataatttagtatatgtcaaagttcgtgAGGAAAAATCgctaattagccaaaaaaaaaaattatcaaactcTTATCCTACATAATCTCTTAATCCAACGGCTCATGAATGATTATGAGGCGCGTGCAATTcccataattaaataattaataataataataataataataataataataaaaaaggttATCCATTGgatttaaaaaagtttaatttaaattattaagttGGTGGAAAATGGTGATTGTGTAATAATTCACCAGTGATATGTGGACACCTAACATCCTCATTTGTTCGCACGTGTCATCACACGCAAACCCTAACGCCCccaaacacacacacaaaacccttctctctctctttctctctctttcctctCTACAATACAAGAAGCCATCTCATTGGACACCGCCACACCAGATCACACTCTCCCTCCCTTCCTCCCACGCTAGTTGAGCGCGTACCTACACGCTCCAACACAGAAGAGAACaacaagaacaagaagaagaagatgaccaGCCATGACTATCTATGAATGAGTGAAACAACAGAAGTGGTTCGGTTGTGAGACTTGTGTGTTTTTTGAGTGAGTAGTACTTTCACTGTAACTCCTCTTTTTATTTCGACGGCTCAGATTGGATTTACTTTCTGATCCTTAATCTTCGCCCTTCATTTCATTTTcagtttcttaattaaatacTATCGTTTCTTCCTTCCTTCTTTCGTCCCACCTGGACTTTTTTCATCTGACTCAGACTCGGAATTACTGTATTGCCCTTTCCTTCCCCATGAAACCAACAAGTCAGTTCTCTCTTTCTGTGAATTTATGGTTTCgattttgaatttttgtttctttatttggaaattataaGGGGTTGATTTCgttttttgtttgttgtttATTTCAAATTCTGTTGGTTAATTTTAGGATTTCGGTGATAATTTTGGGGTTTTCTTTTGAATAAAGActcagttttttttattttactttggaTATTTGTTTGATTAGTTAATACCGTTTTTAATACTGATTCAACCAACAACCAAATCATCACAATTTATTCTTTCTATATTTGGATATGATTTTTGTTTGTGTGTGGGTGtgggagagagagaaagatagaGAGTTGAGTAATAAATGTTGATGAAACTTAAACTTAATTTAAAGCCAAATGGAATTTGAGGTTTGTAGAGTTAATTCTAATTCGAAAGATTACATATTTTGATTGGGTAACATTGAATTTCATCATTGGTCTGATATAGATTTGTTAGGATCAGGTACATCATAAGCATCATCATTATTAATCAATTGGAAAGGTTACCCAGTTAGAGATTCTTCAACTAAGCAAGAGTTTTGTTAAGCATTATGGGAACTGGGGAAGAGAACGCAGCTTCTAAGGCTTCAAAACCAGCATCTTCAACTCaggtaaaaaataaattaaaccctTTTTCCTTCTCCCTCTTTCTAACTTTTTCGAGTTATTTAAGTACTTTTGCATTTCTATACAGGAAATTCCAACTGCACCTTCATATCCTGATTGGTCGAATTCCATGGTTTGTATACAAACATTGTTTTTGTGTATATGTTAAACTTGCTTGAATTTTTATATTAAGATTGATGAAGTTATTGCTTACAAGATAGTTTAATTTTAGGCTTATTATACTGCTGGTGCTACTCCACCGCCCTTTTTCGCCTCAACAGTTGCTTCTCCTACTCCTCATCCTTATATGTGGGGAAGTCAGGTGATTATATTTACTTCCTTTGGATTTAAACTTGAGTATATGCATATTCCTCATGAAGGTGGATTTTAATTTGTTCTTGTGTTGGCAAATTGTTCAGCATCCTCTAATGCCACCATATGGAACCCCAGTTCCTTACCCGGCTATGTATCCACCTGGGGGAGTTTATGCCCATCCTAACATGGCCACTGTATGATTCTCTGTTACTGCTATTTGCTTTTCATTTTGTACTGCTTAAGACATTTTCTTTACACATCACACTGAAAATGGAATTGGATCTAAATTATCTGGTAAAGTTGCTCATCTTTTTCTCTGCTGCATTTCCTTTGCAGACTCCTGTGTCAATGCAGGTGAATCCCGACTTGGATGGGAAGAGCGCAGATGGCAAAGAACGAGCTTCAGCCAAGAAGTCTAAAATTAACTCTGGCAGTACAGGAGCGGCTGGTGCTAAGGTTGGGGAGAGCGGAAAAGCAACTTCAGGTTCAGGAAACGATGGTGCTTCACAAAGGTGCACGACCATTTGGTTTTAGGATTTTCCTCTTGACAAGCTTTAGATGAATGTCTTTCTTTGGTATTAATCTTATTCTGCAAGTTGTTTCTCTGCTGCTACTGTGACTGTcttccattccctttttctgatgttattttataatatttgacTGTTTGTAGCGCTGAAAGTGGATCAGAGGGTTCATCAGATGCTAGTGATGAGAATAATCAACAGGTATGTGTTCATGgaatagttttttatttaaCATAATTTTGTAAGGATATAAAATTTCTGTTGACCAATTAAAAGGTTTTTTTTCCTTGatgtaatttttcctttttgctGGGAGAAGATGGattattttgtagtatagtGAAAAATGTGTCTAATCTATTTGTAGGAGTTGTCTGGTAGCAAGAAAGGAAGCTTCGACCAAATGCTTGCAGATGGTACATTTTACCCATAAACTTTAGTTATGTTATAATTCcagaattatttttttgtattaacCAACAACTTATCAGGAGCCAATGCTCAGAATAACTCTGCTGGTTCCATTTTGCAAGCTTCAGTGTCTGGAAAACCTGTCGGCTCGATGCCAGCAACCAACCTGAACATTGGGATGGACTTATGGAATGCATCTTCTGGTGGCGGTGGAGCCACAAAGCTGAGACCAAATCCATCAGGTGCCTCGTCATCTGCTGCTTCTGCATCGATGATTGGACGTGAAGGTGTGATGCCCGACCAATGGGTTCAGGTATGCTATTGAGTTTACAATGCAATTCTTATGAGTTCTTACTCAACTTTTAGTATCCATGTTTGAACAAGGCTTCTTTGTATTTATTTCTCTTTTTCTCATGGAGTTTTACTCTTAAtatttcattgttaatccatagCCGGGATCCATTCCTTCAAACCAATCAAGAAAGACCTTGGTATTTTCTGCTTTTTATTGGTGAAGGCTTCATGTATTTCCTCTTATTTTTGACAGGATGAACGTGAACTAAAAAGACAGAAGAGGAAGCAATCCAATAGGGAGTCAGCTAGGAGGTCAAGATTACGAAAGCAGGTACAGTTTCACTTGTATTTTGTCCCCACTTCCCAACTaacttttggtcaaggtgagaAAGATTAAATAAGTAACAAATATCTTTGCAATTTTTGTCTTTTTGGTTTGGTGGGGGTGGCTAACAAGAATTAAATGAACAAAACCATAAAAGAGTCCAACCTTATTGCATTTGTTCCTATgagataaaatagtaaaaattaatcattttaaaGACAGTGTAAGTGAGTTTGTATTTCTTGGTTGTAACCAGGCTGAATGTGAAGAGCTACAAGCAAGGGTGGAGACCTTGAGCAACGAAAATCGTTCACTCAGAGATGAGCTGCAGAAACTTTCAGAGGAATGCCAAAAACTTACATCCGAGAATGGTTCTATTAAGGTTAATTTCCACTCACCATAGCAGCATTACAGCCCACCTGCTTTGAAATTTACAGATTATGGTTACTTATCATTTTAATAAACAAATGTGATTTTTGTGATCATAACAGGAAGAATTAACACGGTTGTGCGGCCCAGAAGTTATAGCAAATCTCGACCATCATCAAACTCGTAGTGGTGAAAGCAACAGTTAAAAGGAAACGAAGTCCTGGCTTTAATTGTCATCATGATTAGagtagaaatttaattaaaactacGGAAAACAGTGATAATCCTGGCTTCAATTGAGCATAGAACACTTATTTTTCGCTACTAATTTACAACCTTTTAACAACTCCCATCTTTGTAACTGTAACtttaaattaaattcaaaactgAGTTTGAacatatttttaagttttgcGATTGTTATCTGTGGGGGGAAAAAGAGAGATATATAACAAAAGACAGCAATCAAACATATATTGTAATTTCATGTTACTATGTCTCTTCTTTTATATGTTTTTTACTCTCAATAGAAAATTTCCAGTATCCTCATTATGTTTTCAAAACAATCGAAAAGCAGGAGCTATAATATATTTCTATGTACAAAAACCAGACTACTCATACGGCAAAGTGGCGTTTAAAACGACACAGGTCCATCAGCAGAAGAGTGCACTAATCTTCATGATCAGACTCTATCGCCGAGACTGTTGTTGTTTCACTTTGGACATCTTCGGTTGCATTTTGTTGTGGTCTATGGGGTTCAGGTCCTCCTTTCAAAAAATGGTCAGCTGGGTTTTGTTTTTAAGAGATCAAACATGTGTAAACTAATTAGAAAAATGATTCTTGTCCACATTGATAAATTGGTACAGTTGAATACTTCTATCATATAGTACTCGTCCTCACCTGATCCTATAATCTTCAAGAAGATGGTTCTGAAATATTGGAATTCTGCTTTGTGGGCACAAAAGAGTTTGACCTGAAAAATTCAATACCGGAAAGTACTTGTAAACTATATATTAACCTGTATACAACATATTAAGATTAACTAGGGAATCACCAATACAGAAGGGCATACCATTTCACCATATGCACGACCCAAAACTTGATCAATTCTGGCTTGATGCCTCAAGAAGAATGGACGCAGGTGGTTCATGTACAGCTGCTTAGCTCCCTGGTCAAAGAAGGGGTTAATCTGATATCGGAGATAGTAGAACTAGAAGGGCTTCGTGTGTGGTATGTCAGAGAGGGGGTATGGTAATAATTCTACAAAGAAAACTGCtagaaaagaataaaaatacataCATTGCAAGTTGGAAGTTGAAGCCAGACAAGAAATGCAAACTTCAGGTGATAGTACATGGGTACCCTGCAAATTATGGAAACGAAATATCAAGAATCAATCAAATTGTCAAAACTAACCATTTATTAAAATGTCAACTTGTGCACCATGGATATTTGTCATCAGTGGAAATAAGCTTTCTTGAAAAAGAAATTACATTTCTACAATGACAATTTTCTTTAAGCAAACCTCTGATAGAAAATATATTAAGACCAGAAGCAGGAAAACTGATAGATATATGTGCCCTATCATTGTTTGCTTCGTATTATGTCCtatatttgtataataattttacttcAAACAGAAAAACCATGGTTTAAAAATGAAGTTCCATACCAAGAAACCAGCTTATCTGAAAAAACTTCAACAAGGCTGAAAGAACCATAAGCTGCAATAACAAAAACAATAGTAATGCAAGGGAATTAGACAGGAGCATGTCATAATCAGACAATCACATGCTTTATGTTTACACAAGACTCAACCATATAACTTCCCATAGCCAAATTATTAACATTTTTTCAAGACAGACAATCAAGTAGAAATGGCTGAATTGAAGTGtatctttgaaaaaaaaaaaaaaaatccttgcTTTGATACTAACACGCTGTAGCCCAGAAATGACATGTTTTGAATCAAAGAGGCCATAAcacaacaatatcaagaaacaTCAGAATTTGAAAGTGACATGATGCATGTGTAGCAACTGATCATGCTAAAATTATGACTGAGAAACCAACATCCATGAAATTAATCCCTGAATTAAGAAACTAAAATTCTTGTTAAATCAGAGGCAATGGGAAAAAAATGGCTGAGGAAAATGACTGGCTTTGGTTCTATATCTACCACAGGCTATCAATAATAGTTCCTAACTAAAACACTCAATTATTCCACTTATAAAAGTTACCGACAAGTGCCTGTCATTGTTTAGGTTTCTTTTATTCCTCTAGATGACAACACAAATGCACAAATTTGTGCAAAAACACTTAGTTCATATTTATATGACGGCTAGTTTGTACTGTAACATTGAACGTGGCACAAAGCAACATGTCAAAAGAGTTGAATGATTTTTTACTCAGGGAAATATTTCAAAAGAGAAGAATAACTTTGAGATGTTTAAGATCTGTTTGAGGAATTTCTCCTAAACCTGCAATAACCAATCATTGTACACATTTGCTATGAATTCGTACACATTGTTTCAACGGTCAGTGGATTATTGTTACTGTAAGCTCCTGTGTATGTAAGCCAAGTTTTTGTCTGAGCCAAGTTAATTCATGTATTGTGCCATCTATTTTACTTGTTTTAAGTTTAATGAACTGTTTAGATGGGTTGTGTTCTTACTAAACTCTAGCCAGTATACTATCcattaaaactaaaattaacAAAGATCAGAGAaccaacaaataaaatttaaatagaaAGAGAAACAATATACCTGCCCAATATAAAAGCCACTTTTGTTGTTCATCATTATCTTTATTCTCAATTGCCTTGAATGTAGAGTACACTGGTACAGCAATCCCAACAGAGCAACtacacaagaaaaaaaaaatggaatgaAAAAAAAGGCCAAACAAAAAGGATTATAAACTCAGCCATACTTACGTATCTCAAAGAGGGCACTCTCTTAGTTAATAAAATTCAGAGCTTACCATGCTGTTCGAAGAACAACGTTAGATCCAAGAGGACAAAGGAGTAAACGCAACCCAACCTGCatcaaaaaaatgatatatatcgAAATCAAAATCAATATGAAAATGTAATTAAATGAGTAGCAACTTGCAGAGCTTGCTATGAATCAATTAATCATTGGAgacaaaaatcaacaaaaaaatcaCTGTTACACCTTAAAATACATGGTTCAGTTCAGAGAATTTTACGTGATTAAAAGcaaaatcaaacaataataaattaatacgGACTCATAGAACCCAGAAGATCGGAAGTAGTAAATGAAAATGGAAAACAGAAGTATGATTTGAAACCCTAATTAAGAGGATCAGAAGAAATAAAAGGGAGAAGAAGATTGGTACTGACCTCACTGGTAAGGTTGGAGGCCATTAGAGCCATTatgatttgatttgatttagaattttaatgGAAATGGCAAACTCCTCTGATTAAGTTTATATATAGGGACACTACACAAACCCATTAACCGCCAGTTTCTTTTCGCTATTTCCTTTCCGgcgtttttatttttatttttcatttaagaaAAAGATCTATACGGATACGGTGCGTTTTAAAtaccaaattaatattttttttattacaataaatataaaaattttacaaatcactttaaaaaaaaaaaaacaaatatgaatttttattaatttatcaaaTCAGTTAAAATATATGGTTGTATCTCAACTGAACATTTGATCTGGAAAAGAATAAAATGCTCAAGCAATTATATtgaaagatcatttaattaaaaataaaaaaaaattatttaaagatataaaagttttacgACAACTTTCTTTTTATAATGAATTTCAAATAGATTGGACTGCTACCAATCAATCTAATTCTCACTTTTCGGTATGGTTAAGTTTTACAAATCAATTTTAGTAATGGAATGTAAAGCAAATGAAAGAAGATAAGTAATGGGATAAATTAGAAATTTCTATGGTACACCGAGGtatgaattaggataattttttactttaatatattatttaagatattttgtaaaattttgataAGAGTAAATAGCGCCATAAGTATTCAAAGTTTTAAATTTATGAGTAGCATaaactcaatatttatttttagcggtataagtactgaatgtttataaaactgtaatttttttttaatttcgtcAGTACAaacatagttattgttttaaaCAGGGCATATAAGGCCCAAATTCTAAATTATTGGGTCTAAATAGAAACATGTAGTACCAGTTACTTCCAaatgttcttttaataaatttaaaacgaaaaatatacttacgaaactagaaaaaaattacagttttacaaacattaaatatgtatcccgctaaaaataaacattaaatttttgCCCCTTACAAACTAACCTAATGAGttattcaatttatcaattaTCTAATAAGACAAACTGACATTTTGTAGAGAAAAGAAAGCaa from Cannabis sativa cultivar Pink pepper isolate KNU-18-1 chromosome 4, ASM2916894v1, whole genome shotgun sequence carries:
- the LOC115714436 gene encoding G-box-binding factor 1 isoform X2 gives rise to the protein MGTGEENAASKASKPASSTQEIPTAPSYPDWSNSMAYYTAGATPPPFFASTVASPTPHPYMWGSQHPLMPPYGTPVPYPAMYPPGGVYAHPNMATTPVSMQVNPDLDGKSADGKERASAKKSKINSGSTGAAGAKVGESGKATSGSGNDGASQSAESGSEGSSDASDENNQQELSGSKKGSFDQMLADASVSGKPVGSMPATNLNIGMDLWNASSGGGGATKLRPNPSGASSSAASASMIGREGVMPDQWVQDERELKRQKRKQSNRESARRSRLRKQAECEELQARVETLSNENRSLRDELQKLSEECQKLTSENGSIKEELTRLCGPEVIANLDHHQTRSGESNS
- the LOC115714436 gene encoding G-box-binding factor 1 isoform X1, with translation MGTGEENAASKASKPASSTQEIPTAPSYPDWSNSMAYYTAGATPPPFFASTVASPTPHPYMWGSQHPLMPPYGTPVPYPAMYPPGGVYAHPNMATTPVSMQVNPDLDGKSADGKERASAKKSKINSGSTGAAGAKVGESGKATSGSGNDGASQSAESGSEGSSDASDENNQQELSGSKKGSFDQMLADGANAQNNSAGSILQASVSGKPVGSMPATNLNIGMDLWNASSGGGGATKLRPNPSGASSSAASASMIGREGVMPDQWVQDERELKRQKRKQSNRESARRSRLRKQAECEELQARVETLSNENRSLRDELQKLSEECQKLTSENGSIKEELTRLCGPEVIANLDHHQTRSGESNS
- the LOC115714436 gene encoding G-box-binding factor 1 isoform X3 produces the protein MGTGEENAASKASKPASSTQEIPTAPSYPDWSNSMAYYTAGATPPPFFASTVASPTPHPYMWGSQHPLMPPYGTPVPYPAMYPPGGVYAHPNMATTPVSMQVNPDLDGKSADGKERASAKKSKINSGSTGAAGAKVGESGKATSGSGNDGASQSAESGSEGSSDASDENNQQELSGSKKGSFDQMLADVSGKPVGSMPATNLNIGMDLWNASSGGGGATKLRPNPSGASSSAASASMIGREGVMPDQWVQDERELKRQKRKQSNRESARRSRLRKQAECEELQARVETLSNENRSLRDELQKLSEECQKLTSENGSIKEELTRLCGPEVIANLDHHQTRSGESNS
- the LOC115714459 gene encoding HVA22-like protein k — translated: MALMASNLTSEVGLRLLLCPLGSNVVLRTACCSVGIAVPVYSTFKAIENKDNDEQQKWLLYWAAYGSFSLVEVFSDKLVSWVPMYYHLKFAFLVWLQLPTCNGAKQLYMNHLRPFFLRHQARIDQVLGRAYGEMVKLFCAHKAEFQYFRTIFLKIIGSADHFLKGGPEPHRPQQNATEDVQSETTTVSAIESDHED